The DNA segment GGATGTCTGGTTCCCCTGGGGATGTGAGTATTATCTGAAAAACGGCAGGATGATGGATCCGGACGCCATGGAGATTTTGAAAGACTTTGATGCGATCTATCTCGGCGCCGTCGGCTATCCCGGCGTGCCCGATCATATTTCCCTGTGGGAGCTTTTGCTCACGATCCGAAAGGGCTTTGACCAGTATGTGAATTTAAGGCCTGTCCGTCTCTTAAAGGGTGCCGGCTGCCCCTTAAAGGATGTGCGCCGGGAGGACATCAACATGACCTTCATCCGCGAAAACAGCGAGGGCGAGTATGCGGGAAGCGGAAGCTGGCTGTTTAAGGGAAAGCCCAACGAGGTGGTGATCCAGGACGGCGTCTTTTCCCGCGTCGGCTGTGAGCGGATCATCCGCTATGCCTTCGAGACCGCGAAAAAAGAGGGGCGCAGCCTCACAAGCATCAGCAAGGCCAACGCCCTCAATTACTCGATGGTATTCTGGGATCAGATTTTCCATGAGGTGAGCAGAGAATACCCGGAGGTGGAGACTCACTCCTATCTCGTGGACGCTGCCAGCATGTTCATGGTAAAAGACCCGAAACGGTTCGAGGTAGTCGTCACCAGCAACCTGTTCGGGGATATCCTGACGGATCTTGGCGCTGCCATCTCCGGCGGCATGGGCCTTGCGGCCGGCGCCAACTTAAACCCCGAGCGGAAATATCCGTCCATGTTTGAGCCGATCCACGGTTCGGCGCCGGATATCGCCGGAAAGGGGATTGCAAACCCCATGGCCTCCATCTGGGCAGCTTCTCAGATGATGGACTTTTTCGGAAGAGAGGACTGGGGAAAACGGATTTTAGACGCCGTGGAAGGCGTCCTGGAGGAAGGAAAGGTTCTGACGCCGGATCTCGGCGGGACGGCCTCTACGTCTGAGACAGGCGCAGCCATTGCGGCAAAGCTTTAAAAACGAATCCCGCCTGTGGGGAACAAGGCGCACAGGCGGGATTTTTCTTCCGGTGCCAGGAGCTTTTAGCAAAGGATGGCATCAATGACTGGGAGCAGATGTGATAAAGCAAATAGGAGGTGTCCATGATTTATTATTTGGATAAGGCAGAATGGCCCACAATTCCTGCACCACACGATTGTGTAATCAACAAAATCTCGCTTTCAGATGATTTCCTTATTTTGGACTTTGAACAGGGAATATCCATTCACGATTCCATCCGGAATCTTTGCCCCAATGCCAGGTCATTAACAATAAAAATACACTTAATTGATACGTTTGACATTTATCGGATGAAAACACGGAAATTTCCGAAATTCAGAAGATCGTATATAGAATTTGATTTTGATAAATTGATCCGTCTTGTGGAGAGGAAAAGGGTCGAATATCTTTATCATCATGTTTCGTATCAGTCTTTGATTGTAAACTTATACTGCCATGAAAATATTATCTTGAATTTGAGCACGGATTCCCTTGAATATATCTGGAAAATGTAGTGCTGTTTTCCCTTTTTTGAATATGTGAATCATGTTTTACATGTGAAAATGCCCGCTGTCAGCCATACGGCCGCTAACGGGCATTTTCCAGTCACATTTATTTTGTCTCGTTCTCAAACTTCTCCAGATATTTCTCCTGGAGCAGCTTCACCGTCTCCGGGGCCTTTCCGCCCGCCGGGACGCCGTCCACCTCATATGCCGTCGCACAGAATTTCGTGGAGCTGGAGACGATGATTTCATCGGCCTCGAGAAGCTCCTTCATCGTAAACGGGGTCTCATCCACGGTGATTCCGTTGTCCTTGCAGATCTGGATCAGATGCATTCTGGTGATACCAGGAAGAATCAGATGATCCGTCGGATGAGTCTTAAATACGCCGTCCTTTAAGATGGAAACATTGCTGTGGGCGCATTCGGTGACAATATCGCCGCGGTGGAACACACATTCGCCGCAGCCAAGCTCCTCGGCCTTCTCCGCCGCCATGACGTTGGGGAGCAGGTTCAGGGTCTTGATATTGCAGTGGAGGAAACGGGTGTCTTCCATCGTCGTGAGCTTAAAGGGCTTTGTCATGTCGCCGTGCTTGCCCGGCTTCATGGTGATCCAGAGGTTCGGCTTCACATCCCCTGCCGGGAACTGGTGCTGGCGCATGCCGGTTCCGCGGGTCATCTGCCAGTAGACGAAAATCTCGTCGTCGTCCAGCTTGGCTAACATATCGTAAAGGATTGCGGCAATCTCGTCCTTTGTGTAAGGCATATGGATCTTTAAAAGACCTGCGCTGTTGAAGAAGCGGTCCAGGTGTTCCTTTAAAGCAAAGATCTTGCCGTTTTTCGCCAGCGTGGCCTCGTAGACGCCGTCTCCGAAATAGCAGACACGGTCGTTCATCGGGACAGTCATCTCTTCCAGAGGCCCGAATTTGCCGTTGTAGTAGCCTAATGTTTTCATGATTTTCATTCCTCCCAGGTATCATATAAGCATCGCCGCAGACCATCTGCGTTTAAGCTAATCATAGCACTGTTTCCATGGCTTGTAAAGCCGCAGAAGGGGCTTTTTGGAGAGGATTTTGAGGCAGGCTCTCATGCCGAAATCTTTAGAGAAAATTAAGGTTTCTTTCGTTGTAGGAACTGCCGGTTTCCTGTATAATAAAAACAGCAAATACGTGTAAAGAGGTGTACCAATGAACATGAATCCCAATGGGGAGCTGGTGCAGTCTGCCGTCAACGCCCCGAACGCGATTGAGATCCCGGAAAATTTTTTAAACGAGGCAAAGCGGTTCCAGGAGTTAATCATGATGTACTCCTGTGCGATCCGCGAGGTAAAGACGAAGTTAGAGGTCTTAAACGACGATCTGGCCGTCCGGAACCAGAGAAACCCGATCCAGATGATAAAGTCCAGAGTGAAAAAGCCGGGCAGCATCATCGAAAAGCTCCAGCGGCGCGGCTATCCGATCACGATCCAGTCGGTGTACGACAACCTCTATGACGTGGCCGGGATCCGGGTGATCTGTTCGTTTGTGGACGATATCTACCAGGTAGCCGAGATGCTTGCAAGGCAGGACGACGTGACGGTGCTGACCGTCAAGGACTATATCCGCTGTCCCAAAGACAACGGATACCGAAGCTACCATATGATTATCGAGGTTCCTGTGTATTTTTCCGACCGGAAGGAGAAAATGCGCGTCGAGGTGCAGATCCGAACCATCGCCATGGATTTCTGGGCGAGCCTGGATCATCAGATGAAATATAAAAAAGATCTGGAGGACAGCACGGAGATCAGCGAGGAATTAAAGGAATGTGCCGAGATCATAGCCCAGACCGATTTAAAAATGCTCTCCATCCGCCGGAAAATTGATGAAAAGGCAAGCCCCGATAAACAGAAGCTCCTGGCGTTTGACAGGGACTGAGCCGGCGGGCTAGTATAAGTAACAGGACAGGGTTTCGGTGATCTGGAACCCTGTCTTTTCATACAGGGAAAGGGCCGCAGCATTGTCCCCGGAAACCTGGAGGCGGACGGGGAGCGGCGCTTTCCTGGACAATTCATGGAGCACATGGCAGAGAAGCTTCTTTCCGTGGCCGCGTCCGCGAAATTCCGGAAGGATTTCAAAGCCGAAGAGATAGTAGTGGCCGGGAAAAGAGAGAATCTTTAAGGAGCCGTATGGGCTTTGAAAAAGGAAAAGCTCCCGGCCTGTCTCCGGATCCTCGCTGGCCTCCTCGGAAACGGCGGGATCTTTGGCCCCGGGATACGGCCCCGGCGCCAGCTCCATCATATGTTCGTCAAACAGGCGGCTGGCGCCGATGGCCGCGAGGGCGCCCAGTGCGCCGGCAGACTGATTGTCCGTATAAAACAAAAGCTCCGTCTCTTCCGGGAGCATGGAGAGCGCCTCGGAGAGAAGGAAAGAAAAAAGCCCCTGCCTGCGAAAGCCAGGCTTTGTAAAGGCTGTGCATTCGTAAGTCCCTTCGCCGGCCCCGGTAAAGGCGGCGGCAGAGAGAAGGCGGCCGTCCCCATCGGAAAAGAAGAGATAAAAATCGGCCTCCTCCTCGGGAAACGAGACGGATACCGGTTCGTGTTTTCTGCATGAGGAAAGAAGCTCATGAAGCTTTTTTTTGCTTTCAGAATCCAGGGAACCAAGACGGTTTACGGGCATGGGGCGTACCTCCTTCGTGTTGAAAACATATGCCTGCGGCGGCTCTTTTGTGCGGCCGGATGAGGCAAATTGATTATAGTACAGAAAAATGCCTTTTTTCAAGGGAAAATTTGTATCATTTTCCTGTATTGCCCGGGGAAAAATCCGGTGCTAAAATGTACCCATCAGAAGATGAGGAGAGACAGTATGAAATATCTGAAAGAGCTTGTGATTATCTTCGGCATTACCATGGCAGGGGAACTATTAAACCGCCTGATCCCGCTTCCGGTGCCGGCCGGCGTCTACGGCCTGTTCCTTTTGCTGGCGCTTCTTTGCAGCGGCGTTTTAAAGCTTTCCGATGTGGAAAACACCGGTGACCTGCTTCTTGACCTGATGCCCTTAATGTTCATCCCGGCGGCCGTCGGGCTTTTGGAGCGCATGGAGGAGCTGCGGGCCATCCTGGTGCCGTTTCTCGTGATTACCTTCCTTTCCACCTTAATCGTCATGACCGTGACCGGAAAGACGACGGAATTCATTCTTCATTTTCAGCGCAGGGAGGACAGATAAATGCCGGTTACCTTTGGATTTTTCATCAGCATTGCCGCGTACCTTTTCGGTCTGTGGCTCAAAAAGAAACTGAAATGGGCTGTTTTAAACCCGCTGCTTGTGGCGATCCTTCTGGTAATCGCCGTGCTGGCCGTCGGGAACATCCCTTATGACGAGTACAACGAAGGCGGCCAGTACATCAGCTATTTCCTGACTCCGGCGACGGTCTGCCTTGCAATCCCCTTATACCGCCAGCTTGAGCTCTTAAAAAAGAATCTGGCCGCGGTGTTTTTCGGGATCCTTTCCGGCGTCATCGCCAGCGCCGCCAGCATTTTTGCCATGGCGCTTCTTTTTAAGCTGGAGCATGTCCACTACGTTTCGCTGCTTCCAAAGTCCATCACGACAGCCATCGGCATGGGTGTTTCCGAGGAAGCCGGCGGAATTGTGACGATTACGATAGTAAGCATTATTATTACGGGAATTTTGGGCAACATGATAGCAGAGACATGGTTTAAGCTTGTGGGAATCCGGGAGCCGATTGCCAAAGGGCTTTCCCTTGGAACAGCGGCCCATGCCATCGGAACGGCCAAAGCCCTTGAGTTAGGCGAAGTAGAAGGCGCCATGAGCAGCCTGGCCATCGCCGTGGCAGGGCTTTTAACCGTGGCGGCCGTCCCGCTGGTGTCAGGACTGATATAAGGAGGAGAGCATATGGGTGAGATGTTAAAAAAGCGTTCGGAGATTGAAGATCAGTATAAATGGAACCTGGAGGACATGATTGCGTCGGCCGCAGAGGAAAAGGCAATGGAAAAGCAGGCCGAAGAGAACCTGCCGTCCTTTGAGGCTTTTGCGGGGACACTTGGCCAGTCGGCCGTCCGCCTGGCGGAATACCTTGCGACCCATGACCGGGAGGAAGAGCTTCTTTCCAGGCTCATGGCCTATGCCCAGCAAAAGAGCGACGAGGACACGGCGGACGCCGAAAGCCAGGCCATGGTTTCCAGGGTTCAGAGCCTGTTCCTTAAGTTTTTTGAAAAGACAGCCTTTGCGGAGCCGGAGATTCTGGATATCCCGGCGGAGAAGATGAAAGAATTCCTGGCGTCTTCGGAGCTCTCCCTCTATAAAAAGAATCTGGAGCGGCTGCTTAAAAAGAAGGCGCATATGCTTTCAAAGGAGGAAGAGACGCTGTTAGCCGCGTCCGTCTCCATGGCCCAGAGCCCGTCCGCCATTTTTACGCTGTTTAACAACGCGGATCTGACCTTTGAGCCGGTAACGGACGCAGACGGGAACGAACTTCCCGTGAGCCACGGCCGGTTCGGGCTTCTCATGGAAAACAGCGACCGGAACGTGAGAAGGGCGGCGTTCCAGTCCTACTATAAAAGCTACGGCCAGTTCGCCAACACGGCGGCCGCCATGTTTGAAGGCAACGTAAAGCAGGCATGCTTTTACGCAAAAGCCAGGAAGTATCCGTCCACCAGGGCATATTATCTTTCGGAGAATGAAGTGCCGGAGAGCGTTTATGACAACCTCCTTGCGGCCGTCCATAAACATTTAAACCTTCTGCACCGGTATATTTCCATAAGGAAGAGGGCCCTGGACGTCGATAAAGTTCACATGTATGATCTCTATGCGCCGATGGTGCCGGATTTTAAGAAAAGCTATCCCTACGAGGAAGCAAAGGCCATGGTGCTTGAGGCCTTAAAGCCCCTGGGAACGGAATATACGGACATTGTGAAGGAGGGCTTTGAAAGCCGCTGGATCGACGTCTATGAAAACCAGGGAAAGAGAAGCGGCGGCTACTCCAACTGCGTCTACGGCGTTCATCCCTACGTGCTGTTAAGCTACGACGATACGCTGCATTCCGCGCTGACGCTGGCTCATGAGATGGGGCATTCGCTCCACTCCTGGTATTCCAACGAAAACCAGCCGTATCCATACGCGGGATACACGATTTTCGTGGCCGAGGTGGCGTCGACAGTCAACGAGGCCCTGCTTTTAAATGACCGGATCAAAAAGGCAGAGAGCCATGAGGAGAAGGTCTTTCTCCTGAGCCAGTTTTTGGAGCGGTTCCGCCAGATCATTTACCGCCAGACTATGTTTGCGGAATTTGAGTTCCTGGCCCACAAAAAAGCCTGGGACGGCATCCCTCTCACGAAGGCGGAGCTCTGCGCCATGTACCATGACCTCAACGCAAGGTATTTTGGGGATGACGCGTTCATTGATCCGGAAATTGATTTTGAGTGGGAGAGGATTCCGCATTTTTACAGCCCGTTCTATGTCTACCAGTATTCCACGGGCTTTGCGGCGGCCATGGCCATTTCCGGCAGGATCCTTGCCGGGGATGAAAAGACGTTAAAGGGATATTTTGAGTTTTTAAAGGGAGGAAGCTCCGGGACGCCCATCGAGCTTTTGAAGCTCTGCGGCCTCGACATGGAAACTCCGCAGGCGGTGGAGGAAGCGCTTGCGGTGTTTGAAGGGCTTCTTGATGAATTTGAAAGGGAATCTGGTCTGTAATATCTGGCGCCGCAGGTGACGGCGCATGGGAAGGCAAGAGGTGTGTATTATGAATCTGTACGAGGCCATTTTCAGCCGGAAGTCTGTCCGCAAGTTCCGCATGGAGCCGGTGGACGCGGAGTTTCTGGCAAAGCTCAGGAAATTTTTGGATAACATTTCGCCCCTGGACAATCAGAGCCGGGTGGAATTTGAGATCATTGACAATTTAGAGAAAAAGCAGAAGGTAAAGGGGCTCTGGAAGACGGAGGCGCCCTACTATCTGGCAGTTTACTGCGGGGAAGAGCGGCTGTCGGCCAGAAACGCCGGCTATGCGGCCGAGCAGGCGGTGCTTTATATGACGGAAAAGGAAGTGGGGAGCTGTTACCTGGGAGCTACGAAGGCCGGCGAGCCGGTGAAAAACGGGC comes from the Eubacteriaceae bacterium Marseille-Q4139 genome and includes:
- a CDS encoding tartrate dehydrogenase; amino-acid sequence: MDKYRIAVIPGDGVGPEVLKEGMRVLKHAAELDGGFSFEDVWFPWGCEYYLKNGRMMDPDAMEILKDFDAIYLGAVGYPGVPDHISLWELLLTIRKGFDQYVNLRPVRLLKGAGCPLKDVRREDINMTFIRENSEGEYAGSGSWLFKGKPNEVVIQDGVFSRVGCERIIRYAFETAKKEGRSLTSISKANALNYSMVFWDQIFHEVSREYPEVETHSYLVDAASMFMVKDPKRFEVVVTSNLFGDILTDLGAAISGGMGLAAGANLNPERKYPSMFEPIHGSAPDIAGKGIANPMASIWAASQMMDFFGREDWGKRILDAVEGVLEEGKVLTPDLGGTASTSETGAAIAAKL
- a CDS encoding D-amino acid aminotransferase produces the protein MKTLGYYNGKFGPLEEMTVPMNDRVCYFGDGVYEATLAKNGKIFALKEHLDRFFNSAGLLKIHMPYTKDEIAAILYDMLAKLDDDEIFVYWQMTRGTGMRQHQFPAGDVKPNLWITMKPGKHGDMTKPFKLTTMEDTRFLHCNIKTLNLLPNVMAAEKAEELGCGECVFHRGDIVTECAHSNVSILKDGVFKTHPTDHLILPGITRMHLIQICKDNGITVDETPFTMKELLEADEIIVSSSTKFCATAYEVDGVPAGGKAPETVKLLQEKYLEKFENETK
- a CDS encoding GTP pyrophosphokinase family protein yields the protein MNMNPNGELVQSAVNAPNAIEIPENFLNEAKRFQELIMMYSCAIREVKTKLEVLNDDLAVRNQRNPIQMIKSRVKKPGSIIEKLQRRGYPITIQSVYDNLYDVAGIRVICSFVDDIYQVAEMLARQDDVTVLTVKDYIRCPKDNGYRSYHMIIEVPVYFSDRKEKMRVEVQIRTIAMDFWASLDHQMKYKKDLEDSTEISEELKECAEIIAQTDLKMLSIRRKIDEKASPDKQKLLAFDRD
- a CDS encoding GNAT family N-acetyltransferase — protein: MPVNRLGSLDSESKKKLHELLSSCRKHEPVSVSFPEEEADFYLFFSDGDGRLLSAAAFTGAGEGTYECTAFTKPGFRRQGLFSFLLSEALSMLPEETELLFYTDNQSAGALGALAAIGASRLFDEHMMELAPGPYPGAKDPAVSEEASEDPETGRELFLFQSPYGSLKILSFPGHYYLFGFEILPEFRGRGHGKKLLCHVLHELSRKAPLPVRLQVSGDNAAALSLYEKTGFQITETLSCYLY
- a CDS encoding CidA/LrgA family protein; the protein is MKYLKELVIIFGITMAGELLNRLIPLPVPAGVYGLFLLLALLCSGVLKLSDVENTGDLLLDLMPLMFIPAAVGLLERMEELRAILVPFLVITFLSTLIVMTVTGKTTEFILHFQRREDR
- a CDS encoding LrgB family protein yields the protein MPVTFGFFISIAAYLFGLWLKKKLKWAVLNPLLVAILLVIAVLAVGNIPYDEYNEGGQYISYFLTPATVCLAIPLYRQLELLKKNLAAVFFGILSGVIASAASIFAMALLFKLEHVHYVSLLPKSITTAIGMGVSEEAGGIVTITIVSIIITGILGNMIAETWFKLVGIREPIAKGLSLGTAAHAIGTAKALELGEVEGAMSSLAIAVAGLLTVAAVPLVSGLI
- the pepF gene encoding oligoendopeptidase F, with product MGEMLKKRSEIEDQYKWNLEDMIASAAEEKAMEKQAEENLPSFEAFAGTLGQSAVRLAEYLATHDREEELLSRLMAYAQQKSDEDTADAESQAMVSRVQSLFLKFFEKTAFAEPEILDIPAEKMKEFLASSELSLYKKNLERLLKKKAHMLSKEEETLLAASVSMAQSPSAIFTLFNNADLTFEPVTDADGNELPVSHGRFGLLMENSDRNVRRAAFQSYYKSYGQFANTAAAMFEGNVKQACFYAKARKYPSTRAYYLSENEVPESVYDNLLAAVHKHLNLLHRYISIRKRALDVDKVHMYDLYAPMVPDFKKSYPYEEAKAMVLEALKPLGTEYTDIVKEGFESRWIDVYENQGKRSGGYSNCVYGVHPYVLLSYDDTLHSALTLAHEMGHSLHSWYSNENQPYPYAGYTIFVAEVASTVNEALLLNDRIKKAESHEEKVFLLSQFLERFRQIIYRQTMFAEFEFLAHKKAWDGIPLTKAELCAMYHDLNARYFGDDAFIDPEIDFEWERIPHFYSPFYVYQYSTGFAAAMAISGRILAGDEKTLKGYFEFLKGGSSGTPIELLKLCGLDMETPQAVEEALAVFEGLLDEFERESGL